A single genomic interval of Arthrobacter methylotrophus harbors:
- a CDS encoding sigma-70 family RNA polymerase sigma factor, translated as MPLDEDVVAAIYRDHGTALRRFVLSCTPDAHLADDVVQETILRVWQHAPQITGSLRSYLFRTARNVIIDNYRKAQRRPAEASERDMADPEEATERVDELLNRVLMEEALLRLSTEHREVLVALHYERFTVNEAALRLNIPSGTVKSRAFYAVRALRTILDEMGVQR; from the coding sequence ATGCCGCTCGACGAGGACGTGGTGGCCGCAATCTACCGCGACCACGGCACAGCCTTGCGCCGCTTCGTGCTGAGCTGCACGCCCGACGCGCACTTGGCTGACGACGTGGTGCAGGAAACCATCCTCCGCGTGTGGCAGCACGCCCCGCAGATCACCGGGAGCCTGCGCAGCTACCTTTTCCGTACAGCCCGAAACGTCATCATCGACAACTACCGCAAGGCCCAGCGGCGCCCGGCCGAAGCCTCCGAACGCGACATGGCGGATCCGGAAGAAGCCACCGAACGCGTAGACGAGCTCCTCAACAGGGTCCTCATGGAAGAAGCGCTCCTGCGGCTCAGCACCGAACACCGGGAGGTCCTGGTAGCACTACACTACGAACGTTTCACGGTCAACGAAGCCGCACTCAGGCTCAACATCCCCAGCGGAACCGTGAAGTCGCGGGCCTTCTACGCCGTCAGGGCGCTTCGCACGATTCTGGATGAAATGGGGGTGCAGCGATGA
- a CDS encoding CG0192-related protein produces MAIIHRATLRPSKLELIEKYLPQQPWFTKDGSAQPELLGAYRFEDPDGEVGLETHLLSHGGKVYQIPLSYRGSELVGAGDSLLGTMEHSVLGRRWVYDACADPVYVAALATAILTGQREAKQFVEVDGALEPRTSSVKVQGSGASGTDVPVLSPAVPRTEDGITSIDAGELTLLVHRILDPGAQRGPLNGKETLSGTWADQGSPVLLATLSLA; encoded by the coding sequence ATGGCTATTATCCATCGAGCAACCCTGCGTCCGAGCAAACTGGAACTCATCGAGAAGTACCTGCCCCAGCAGCCGTGGTTCACCAAGGATGGTTCCGCGCAGCCCGAGCTCCTCGGCGCCTACAGGTTCGAGGATCCGGACGGCGAAGTCGGACTTGAAACCCATCTGCTCTCCCACGGCGGCAAGGTCTACCAGATTCCGCTGAGCTACCGCGGTTCGGAATTGGTCGGCGCGGGAGACTCGCTGCTGGGCACCATGGAACACTCCGTGCTGGGCAGGAGGTGGGTGTACGACGCTTGCGCCGATCCCGTTTACGTCGCTGCCTTGGCAACCGCCATCCTTACGGGCCAACGGGAAGCCAAACAGTTTGTGGAGGTGGACGGCGCTTTGGAGCCGCGCACCAGCTCCGTCAAGGTCCAGGGCAGTGGAGCATCCGGCACCGACGTCCCGGTCCTGAGTCCGGCAGTCCCGAGAACCGAAGACGGCATCACCAGCATCGACGCCGGCGAACTCACGTTGCTGGTGCACCGCATTCTGGATCCAGGGGCCCAGCGCGGGCCTCTCAACGGCAAGGAAACTTTGAGCGGTACCTGGGCGGATCAAGGCAGCCCCGTCCTTCTGGCGACCCTGTCACTGGCTTAG
- a CDS encoding zf-HC2 domain-containing protein, whose product MNETERHQLLGAYLLGGLEPSEARAFEAHLEACTDCRGELAELESLPALLDAVPVPDAVALAAGRSALEPPAAAQSAAQPSWSTPAPSDARSLLGAFSETLPQPIVLKMAARRRKSRRRWIALVSGVAAACLGLGILAGPALNQPPKPDASYSVQTDNGLELSVGLVRKSWGTELQLEGRSMPLQGTMYLWVKGRDGTEEMACGWTATSSGHIKVTGATPVQLAGISGVELRDDAQKTVAVISVPGS is encoded by the coding sequence ATGAACGAGACGGAACGTCACCAATTGCTGGGCGCCTACCTGCTCGGCGGCTTGGAGCCCTCCGAAGCCCGAGCCTTCGAGGCGCACCTGGAAGCCTGCACGGATTGCAGGGGCGAGCTGGCCGAGCTGGAGAGCCTCCCGGCGCTCCTCGATGCCGTCCCCGTGCCCGACGCCGTCGCGCTCGCCGCCGGGCGCAGCGCCCTCGAGCCCCCTGCCGCGGCGCAATCCGCTGCACAGCCCTCCTGGTCGACGCCGGCCCCCTCCGACGCTCGCTCACTTTTGGGGGCCTTTTCCGAAACGCTCCCGCAGCCGATCGTTCTGAAAATGGCCGCGCGACGCCGGAAATCCCGACGCCGGTGGATCGCCCTGGTGAGTGGGGTGGCCGCCGCGTGCCTTGGCTTGGGCATCCTGGCCGGGCCGGCGCTGAACCAGCCACCCAAGCCTGACGCCAGCTACTCCGTGCAGACCGACAACGGCTTGGAACTCTCAGTGGGGCTCGTCAGGAAATCGTGGGGAACCGAGTTGCAGCTGGAAGGCCGCAGCATGCCGTTGCAAGGCACGATGTACCTGTGGGTCAAGGGCCGCGATGGCACGGAGGAGATGGCTTGCGGCTGGACCGCGACGTCCAGCGGACACATCAAGGTGACGGGCGCGACGCCGGTCCAGCTCGCCGGGATCTCGGGTGTGGAACTCCGTGACGATGCCCAAAAGACGGTCGCCGTCATTTCGGTCCCGGGAAGCTAG
- a CDS encoding methylenetetrahydrofolate reductase produces MFPTRIEIIPSDGIVEKVQAEVPLSTTLTITCLPHHGIAQTMATAVRLGLLGYNVIPHLAARRLVDRAQLSGILRDCEAAGITEVFAIGGDGQQGAGPYASSLPLLEDIAEHSGGRITAGIAGYPEGHPSVSGLDLLDALLTKQHLATHVVTQMCFSAPKILDYAALLRREGVKLPVWAGVPGAVPRTKLLALATQIGVGTSLKFLSSKGTLARKLLSGDRYSPGSLVSELMAQPEGISGIHLYSFNRLDMPAWERSDLPDPAASGAAPS; encoded by the coding sequence ATGTTCCCCACGCGGATTGAAATCATTCCCTCAGACGGAATCGTCGAGAAAGTCCAGGCCGAGGTGCCGCTTTCCACAACGCTCACCATTACGTGCTTGCCCCATCACGGGATCGCACAGACCATGGCGACAGCGGTCCGGCTCGGTTTGCTCGGCTACAACGTGATTCCGCACCTCGCGGCACGGCGGCTGGTGGACCGGGCTCAGCTTTCAGGCATCCTCCGGGACTGCGAGGCTGCCGGGATCACTGAGGTCTTTGCCATCGGCGGAGACGGACAGCAAGGCGCCGGCCCTTATGCGTCCTCCCTCCCCCTGTTGGAGGACATCGCGGAACATTCCGGCGGTAGGATCACGGCGGGCATTGCCGGCTACCCGGAGGGCCACCCTTCAGTGAGCGGGCTGGACCTGCTGGATGCCTTGTTGACCAAACAACACTTGGCCACCCACGTGGTCACGCAGATGTGCTTTTCCGCCCCGAAAATCCTCGACTACGCAGCACTCTTGCGTCGCGAGGGCGTGAAACTGCCGGTGTGGGCAGGGGTGCCCGGAGCCGTTCCGCGGACCAAACTGCTGGCCCTGGCAACCCAGATCGGCGTTGGGACCTCCCTGAAGTTCCTCAGCAGCAAAGGAACTCTTGCCCGCAAGCTGCTGAGCGGGGACAGGTACTCACCGGGAAGCCTGGTTTCCGAGCTCATGGCGCAGCCTGAAGGTATCTCGGGAATCCATCTCTATAGCTTCAACCGACTGGACATGCCCGCCTGGGAGCGAAGCGATCTGCCCGATCCGGCTGCCAGCGGAGCAGCACCCTCGTAG
- a CDS encoding DMP19 family protein, with protein MTSNETIFRNVTVLTKDSIDAADADVVDANVTVVNEMYEELLNHEEIATNALRSYFVDYYLTQALAGGFAQYVFTVPEREEVDVFVREGLEGMGATGHLELFNRTAAAFDSLSEDDVETYLDGDLDESEEAPEAVAELEALDGEFESLLEIEDIIALNAAWLRGQDGVLYLDEEQLKAHIAERVALIPNLEERQAEAAEAELENAPEFELIIRELCDVAGYTLEKITMGDPNYEHDGETILAWHFTTDQGKFIMIEEEEEAFMIHPETKEIIAAVEFEDA; from the coding sequence ATGACGAGCAATGAGACCATCTTCAGGAACGTGACAGTTCTGACGAAGGACAGCATCGACGCCGCCGACGCAGACGTTGTGGACGCGAACGTCACCGTGGTCAACGAGATGTACGAGGAGCTCCTCAACCATGAGGAAATCGCCACCAACGCGCTGCGCAGCTACTTTGTGGACTACTACCTGACCCAGGCACTCGCAGGCGGCTTCGCCCAGTACGTGTTCACTGTCCCGGAGCGCGAAGAGGTGGACGTGTTTGTCCGCGAAGGACTCGAAGGAATGGGCGCAACCGGCCACCTTGAGCTGTTCAACCGCACCGCTGCAGCCTTCGATTCCCTCTCCGAGGACGACGTCGAAACTTACTTGGATGGCGACCTTGACGAGTCCGAGGAGGCGCCGGAGGCCGTAGCCGAACTCGAGGCCCTCGACGGCGAGTTCGAGTCGCTCCTGGAAATCGAGGACATCATTGCCCTCAACGCGGCCTGGCTCCGCGGCCAGGACGGCGTGCTCTACCTGGACGAGGAGCAGCTCAAGGCCCACATCGCCGAGCGCGTGGCCCTCATTCCCAACCTTGAAGAGCGCCAGGCCGAGGCGGCCGAGGCCGAACTCGAGAACGCCCCTGAATTCGAGCTCATCATCCGTGAACTGTGCGACGTTGCAGGCTACACGCTGGAAAAGATCACCATGGGTGATCCCAACTACGAACACGACGGCGAGACCATCCTCGCCTGGCACTTCACCACCGACCAGGGCAAATTCATCATGATCGAGGAGGAAGAGGAAGCCTTCATGATCCACCCGGAGACAAAGGAAATCATCGCTGCTGTTGAGTTCGAAGACGCCTAA
- a CDS encoding heat shock protein transcriptional repressor HspR produces MGIDTNEPIFVISVAAELADMHPQTLRQYDRLGIVSPSRAPGKSRRYSQRDIDRLREVQRLSQEGVSLEGIKRILELENQVAALQFRVAELNEELERRRSPMEARIFAAGAAGDVVSLARGQRPRARSQAVVVWQPRPGE; encoded by the coding sequence ATGGGCATCGATACCAACGAGCCGATCTTCGTCATCTCCGTCGCGGCCGAACTGGCGGACATGCACCCGCAGACCCTGCGCCAATACGACCGCCTCGGCATCGTGTCGCCGAGCCGTGCCCCGGGCAAGTCCCGGCGCTACTCCCAGCGCGATATCGACCGCTTGCGCGAGGTTCAACGGCTCTCCCAAGAGGGCGTTTCCCTCGAAGGCATCAAGCGCATCCTCGAGCTCGAAAACCAAGTGGCAGCGCTGCAATTCCGCGTGGCGGAGCTGAACGAGGAACTAGAACGCCGGCGGAGCCCCATGGAGGCCCGCATTTTTGCGGCCGGAGCAGCGGGCGACGTCGTCAGCCTGGCCCGTGGGCAGCGGCCCCGGGCGCGGTCCCAAGCAGTGGTGGTGTGGCAGCCGCGTCCGGGGGAGTAG
- a CDS encoding DEAD/DEAH box helicase: protein MPSRSDDSWELAIQTPAINDRSLAAGLAYAMGSRVGSVTFDSSTGLMMGKVRGSGPSPYSTSAKLVRKPGGWSCTVGVCSCPVRKDCKHVAALLFAAEDLPTVRAQLLSAPAAGQTAQHGGIVQRPAWEQTLSKLIATPGNTPQGQGLPLALAFEVEEPAAHFSYTGRRDPLRSVRQLKARPVMMGAKGKWIRGDVSWTNLNYLGYKREFNEAHIEWMQNFLAAHSTTDYRQLTSSMWMLLNEFAGKNLWSLLAEASKIGVSLIHSGGTEPVRIAAEPAVVGLDLSRLGIDPSNSGQPDDGLQLAPSVTLGGDALDPAALGLIGRPAHGLFFTGPDEGPLPGVPAPGNLITLAPLEGGESQELLDFVMSASRLQIPAKDEERFLTAFYPKLKQSTRVTAADHSVELPVLAVPTLSLLANYGADHRVRLHWEWHYKAGKLVTAQPLWRYPDDHGYRDDAEEARILESLGRPWDVVPALGESSSGGWGAPRLADSVELDGLDTLAFTEEVLPRLRELADVVVETSGDIADYREATEAPVVSISTKATDSRDWFDLGIVITLEGEPVSFAAVFSALAAGQSRMLLPSGAYFSLDLPELHQLRALIDEARSLQDNPDRHGTLQISRFQAGLWDELAQLGIVDEQAAAWREAVGGLLDDGVTGLPLPGSLNAELRPYQLEGFNWLSFLYRHSLGGVLADDMGLGKTVQAIALMCAAKEAVSSAGDAGGAGTGHRHAPYAPFLVVAPTSVVGNWAAEVQRFAPGLAVRTIGETFAKSGADPLEAMAEADVVITSYALFRIDYEAYAAKEWAGLMLDEAQFVKNHQSKAYQCARKLPASFKLAITGTPLENNLMEFWALTSIVAPGLFSSPRRFAEYYQKPVEKNGDKAQLAKLRRRVRPLMMRRTKEQVIKDLPPKQEQVLEVVLNPRHQKVYQTHLQRERQKILGLIDDVNKNRFTIFQSLTLLRQLSLDVSLVDESLSAVRSSKLDVLFEQLEDIVAEGHRALIFSQFTGFLGKVRQRLEEEGTEFCYLDGSTRNRADVVSEFKNGAAPLFLISLKAGGFGLNLTEADYVFLLDPWWNPASEAQAVDRTHRIGQARNVMVYRLVAKDTIEEKVMALKAKKSQLFADVMEGDALTGGALTAEDLAGLFAE, encoded by the coding sequence ATGCCTTCCCGCTCAGACGACTCTTGGGAACTGGCGATTCAGACACCCGCCATCAACGACCGCTCCTTGGCGGCCGGACTCGCCTACGCCATGGGAAGCCGGGTCGGCAGCGTCACCTTCGACTCCTCCACCGGCTTGATGATGGGGAAGGTCCGGGGCAGCGGCCCGTCACCGTATTCGACCTCGGCCAAACTGGTCCGTAAACCCGGTGGCTGGAGTTGCACCGTCGGAGTGTGCAGCTGTCCGGTCCGCAAGGACTGCAAACATGTTGCTGCCCTGCTCTTCGCCGCCGAAGACCTTCCCACAGTGCGGGCGCAGCTACTCAGCGCTCCTGCTGCCGGACAGACGGCCCAGCACGGCGGAATCGTGCAACGGCCCGCCTGGGAGCAGACCCTCAGCAAGCTCATCGCCACTCCGGGAAACACCCCGCAGGGCCAAGGCCTGCCCTTGGCGCTGGCCTTCGAGGTGGAAGAACCGGCTGCGCACTTCTCCTACACCGGCCGCCGGGATCCCCTCCGGAGCGTGCGCCAACTCAAAGCCCGCCCCGTGATGATGGGCGCCAAAGGCAAGTGGATCCGCGGCGATGTCTCCTGGACCAACTTGAACTACCTCGGCTACAAGCGCGAGTTCAACGAAGCCCACATCGAGTGGATGCAGAACTTCCTCGCCGCGCATTCCACCACGGACTACCGGCAGCTCACGTCCAGCATGTGGATGCTGCTCAACGAATTCGCTGGCAAGAACCTGTGGAGCCTGCTGGCTGAGGCCTCGAAAATCGGGGTATCGCTCATCCACTCCGGCGGGACCGAGCCGGTCCGCATTGCCGCGGAGCCCGCCGTCGTCGGGCTTGACCTCAGCCGCTTGGGCATCGACCCTTCAAACAGTGGCCAGCCCGACGACGGACTCCAGCTGGCGCCGTCAGTGACCCTGGGCGGGGACGCCCTCGATCCGGCCGCCTTGGGCTTGATCGGCCGCCCGGCGCATGGCTTGTTCTTCACTGGCCCCGACGAGGGTCCGCTGCCCGGTGTTCCGGCCCCCGGGAACCTCATTACCCTGGCCCCCTTGGAGGGCGGCGAGTCCCAGGAACTGCTGGACTTCGTTATGAGCGCGTCCCGGCTCCAGATTCCGGCGAAGGACGAAGAGCGATTCCTCACGGCGTTCTATCCGAAGCTTAAGCAGTCCACCCGGGTCACGGCAGCGGACCATTCAGTGGAGCTGCCGGTCCTCGCTGTGCCCACGCTGTCCCTGCTGGCGAACTACGGCGCCGACCACCGGGTCCGGTTGCACTGGGAATGGCACTACAAGGCCGGCAAGCTCGTGACGGCCCAACCCCTCTGGCGGTACCCTGACGATCACGGCTACCGCGACGACGCCGAGGAAGCCCGGATCCTGGAGTCCCTGGGCCGGCCTTGGGATGTGGTCCCGGCGCTCGGCGAATCCTCCAGCGGCGGATGGGGAGCCCCGCGACTTGCCGACTCGGTGGAGCTCGACGGCCTGGACACCCTGGCGTTCACTGAAGAGGTCCTCCCCCGGCTCCGCGAGCTGGCCGACGTCGTGGTGGAGACCTCCGGCGACATCGCCGATTACCGCGAAGCCACCGAAGCTCCCGTGGTCTCCATTTCCACCAAGGCCACGGACAGCCGCGACTGGTTCGATCTCGGCATCGTCATCACCCTCGAGGGCGAACCGGTGTCCTTTGCTGCCGTGTTTTCTGCGCTCGCGGCAGGTCAGAGCCGCATGTTGCTGCCCAGCGGCGCCTACTTCTCCCTGGACCTGCCCGAGCTACACCAGCTCCGCGCGCTCATTGACGAAGCGCGGTCCCTGCAGGACAACCCGGACCGGCACGGCACCTTGCAGATCAGCCGTTTCCAGGCCGGTCTCTGGGACGAGCTCGCGCAATTGGGAATCGTGGATGAGCAGGCTGCCGCATGGCGCGAGGCCGTAGGCGGCTTGCTCGACGACGGCGTGACCGGGCTGCCGCTGCCGGGCTCGCTTAACGCCGAGCTCCGCCCGTACCAGCTGGAGGGCTTCAACTGGCTGAGTTTCCTGTACCGGCATAGCCTGGGCGGGGTCCTGGCAGACGACATGGGCCTCGGCAAGACGGTGCAGGCAATTGCCTTGATGTGCGCCGCGAAGGAGGCCGTTTCAAGTGCCGGGGACGCCGGTGGCGCTGGCACCGGGCACCGCCACGCCCCGTATGCCCCTTTTCTAGTAGTGGCGCCCACCAGTGTCGTGGGAAACTGGGCGGCCGAGGTGCAGCGCTTCGCTCCCGGGCTGGCCGTGAGGACCATCGGCGAGACTTTTGCCAAGAGCGGCGCGGATCCGCTCGAAGCGATGGCGGAGGCCGACGTCGTCATCACCTCCTATGCTTTGTTCCGGATCGACTACGAGGCTTACGCCGCCAAGGAATGGGCCGGGCTGATGCTGGACGAGGCCCAGTTCGTGAAGAACCACCAGTCCAAGGCCTACCAATGCGCCCGGAAACTCCCGGCATCCTTCAAGCTGGCCATCACGGGAACGCCCTTGGAGAACAACCTCATGGAGTTCTGGGCGTTGACCTCGATCGTGGCCCCCGGGCTGTTCTCGAGCCCACGGCGCTTCGCGGAGTACTACCAGAAGCCGGTCGAAAAGAACGGCGACAAGGCCCAGCTCGCCAAGCTCCGACGTCGGGTCCGTCCCCTCATGATGCGCCGCACCAAAGAGCAAGTCATCAAGGACCTGCCGCCCAAGCAGGAGCAAGTGCTCGAAGTGGTGCTCAATCCGCGGCATCAGAAGGTTTACCAGACGCACTTGCAACGTGAACGGCAGAAGATCCTGGGACTCATTGACGACGTCAATAAAAACCGCTTCACCATCTTCCAATCGCTCACGCTTTTGCGGCAGCTCAGCTTGGATGTCTCACTGGTGGATGAGTCCCTGTCCGCGGTGCGTTCGTCCAAGCTGGATGTGCTGTTCGAGCAGCTCGAAGACATTGTTGCCGAAGGGCACAGGGCGCTCATTTTCAGCCAGTTCACGGGATTCCTGGGCAAGGTCCGCCAGCGTCTTGAGGAAGAGGGTACCGAGTTCTGCTATCTCGATGGCAGCACCCGGAACCGGGCCGACGTCGTCAGCGAATTCAAGAACGGCGCGGCACCTTTGTTCCTCATTTCCTTGAAGGCCGGGGGCTTCGGCCTGAACCTGACCGAGGCCGACTACGTGTTCCTCCTTGATCCGTGGTGGAACCCGGCCTCGGAGGCACAGGCCGTGGACCGCACCCACAGGATCGGACAGGCAAGGAACGTCATGGTCTACCGCCTCGTGGCCAAGGACACCATCGAGGAAAAGGTCATGGCGCTCAAGGCCAAGAAGTCGCAGTTGTTCGCGGACGTCATGGAAGGCGATGCCCTGACTGGTGGCGCCCTGACGGCGGAGGACCTGGCGGGCTTGTTCGCGGAGTAG